From a single Lolium rigidum isolate FL_2022 chromosome 7, APGP_CSIRO_Lrig_0.1, whole genome shotgun sequence genomic region:
- the LOC124674622 gene encoding integrin-linked protein kinase 1-like, giving the protein MSGVTEEDPKRAAGSGSGGGSGGGAGGSSGSGGDGHARRRFDDKALVARTSLILWHTHQNDAAAVRKLLEEDGALVNARDYDSRTPLHVAALHGWQEVAECLIANGADVNALDRWQNTPLADAEGAKRHAMIDLLKKHGGLTYGKTGSHFEAKSIPPPLTNKADWEINPLELDFTKAVMIGKGSFGEILKANWRGTPIAVKRILPSLSDDRLVIQDFKHEVNLLIKLRHPNIVQFLGAVTETKPLMLVTEFLRGGDLHQYLKEKGSLPPLTAINFALDIARGMAYLHNEPNVVIHRDLKPRNILLVNTAANHLKVGDFGLSKIIKSQHANDVYKMTGETGSYRYMAPEVFKHRKYDKKVDIFSFAMILYEMLEGDPPFSNYEPYEAAKYVSDGHRPAFRSKGHTAELKELTELCWAADINLRPSFLEILKRLEKIKESLSSHDHHWHLFSQS; this is encoded by the exons ATGAGCGGGGTGACGGAGGAGGACCCGAAGCGCgcggccggctccggctccggcggcggcagcggcggcggcgcgggcgggtcgtcgggcagcggcggcgacggccacgCGCGCCGCCGGTTCGACGACAAGGCGCTCGTGGCGCGCACGTCGCTCATCCTCTGGCACACGCACCagaacgacgccgccgccgtgcgcaAGCTGCTCGAGGAGGACGGCGCGCTCGTCAACGCGCGCGACTACGACAGCCGCACGCCGCTCCACGTCGCCGCGCTGCACGGCTGGCAGGAGGTCGCCGAGTGCCTCATCGCAAACGGGGCCGACGTCAACGCGCTCGACCGCTGGCAGAACACG CCACTTGCAGATGCGGAGGGTGCAAAGAGGCATGCAATGATCGACCTGCTCAAGAAGCATGGCGGATTGACATAT GGTAAAACTGGAAGCCACTTTGAAGCAAAGTCAATTCCACCTCCCCTAACAAACAAGGCTGACTGGGAGATTAACCCACTTGAACTGGATTTCACAAAAGCAGTTATGATCGGAAAG GGCTCTTTTGGTGAAATTCTGAAAGCAAATTGGCGAGGAACACCTATTGCTGTCAAGCGCATTCTTCCATCATTATCTGATGACAGGCTGGTTAT CCAAGATTTTAAACATGAAGTCAACTTGCTGATAAAGTTGAGGCATCCAAATATTGTACAGTTTCTTGGAGCAGTCACAGAAACCAAGCCTTTGATGCTAGTTACTGAGTTCCTACGAGGA ggtgatcttcatcaatATCTCAAGGAGAAAGGCTCACTCCCCCCACTTACTGCTATTAATTTCGCGTTGGACATCGCAAG GGGCATGGCATATCTTCATAATGAGCCTAATGTTGTAATTCATCGGGACTTAAAGCCAAG AAATATTCTTCTAGTTAATACCGCTGCCAACCACCTGAAAGTTGGAGATTTTGGTCTTAGCAAGATTATCAAATCTCAGCATGCCAACGATGTATACAAGATGACTGGAGAGACTGGAAGCT ACCGGTACATGGCTCCTGAAGTTTTCAAGCACCGTAAATACGACAAGAAAGTTGATATCTTCTCCTTTGCCATGATACTATATGAG ATGCTTGAAGGGGATCCACCTTTTTCCAACTATGAACCTTATGAGGCTGCTAAGTATGTGTCAGATGGGCATCGCCCAGCTTTCCGTTCAAAAGGACATACTGCTGAGTTGAAAGA GCTGACCGAGCTATGTTGGGCTGCGGATATCAATCTGAGACCATCTTTCCTAGAGATACTCAAGAGGCTGGAGAAGATCAAGGAAAGCTTATCATCCCACGATCACCACTGGCATTTATTCTCACAATCGTAG